In Cryptomeria japonica chromosome 5, Sugi_1.0, whole genome shotgun sequence, the genomic window GTAAATGAAACATATTACACAAGCTTAAAGGGATCCTTATTAAAGATACATAATGACTAAAAAGTCCAAAAGATAGAGAAGTAGAGAGATTTTTGTCTACATGGATATCTACCTCCATAAATAAAGGAGATCATCAAACAAAGATGACACTATAAAGGGAGGGAGACCCCTACTAAGAACACAAACTTGAACTAAAGAGCTAGGAGAGGGGACTTGTGATGAAGGATGCAcactttcaacaccaaggagagatCATTATAGAAGATGTGCACTTTCAAGCAAGGAGGAGGTCCTAATAAATGTTTCACACCTCAAAGAAATGATACAATCCTCATGAAGGACATAGAATTATATGCATGGAAGGATATATTTCTAAGAGAAAATTCATCTGCCAAAGGGGAATGTGGGTCCTTATTTAAGGTAGATGTTTTTGAACTATTCTTTCCTCCTAGTGTATAAACAAGAGTAattatgattgcatgtgaaattataccatcatgaatgacaatgagccccctaAAGGAAAGCTACAAATGTAacatattgaaaataaatataatagaTAGAAATATTATCCAATCACATGAGAAACCAAATGAATAAAAAggttaatatcttgtgttataggAATGGTATCATtgcaaattatttttcaaattctcCCTTAAATTCTCTATAATTAGTATACTATGACTATAATGTGATGAtaagaacaaaagaagaaagttGTGTGGTCACCTCATAAAGTTTCATAATCCTTTAAAGGTGGAAGGGTGATCAAATGGTATTTTAAAAGttctaataaaattttattttctcttgatagagGGAAACTGTTTGGCACTATTTCCATACCATATAAAGGAGGTTTTAGAGATAATAAATGAAGAGGTAGGGGAAAAGGAGAAGTGCAAAATATTATGCCTTCTATGTGGTAATAGGGTGTGAGATGTATAGGGATCTTAACTCCTTGTTCCATACATCCAAGACCATGTCCATTATATACTTATTTAAATATCATGTTAACTCCTAAATTATACGTGTCCAACCCTTATGGGGAAGAAATTTCATCATAAACCTTGTTGAAATTGTTTATTTAATCATATTTTGAAGCACTAAAACAATGAATAGGTGAGTAACAATTTAAACTTTTGATTGGATGGACATAGGTTAGTAACATTATTCATGTTCATTTTGAAGGTAAGGGATTCTTTTTCCATTAGGCTTTCTTGATAGATATGAAAAGTCTTTAGATGAAGGGAAATGTTTTCATCACTTAATGGATCATCTATTCTTAGTTTCTTATTAGGTGGAATATCATTAAGGAAATATATAACATCATGATGTATTAAAATGTCTTGATAAACAAGGTAGTCTGTAAGAAAGAAATATGCATCTATATACGTTAATGCGTTGAGATTCAAATTTTCAATGTTTAAAACATGTTCCTCTTGCATGAAAGTATCCTTGTGGAGCTGGTAAGTCACAAGAGAAGTATTGCCATCAATCCTCAATGTTTCATCTACAAGAGAGAGACCACTGAGAGGATTTCTAATGATATCCTCTTCTTGGATTAAATTATCCTCATCAGTCCATGGAAAGTTCAAGACATGATGGATATGAGAGAACATGGCTATGTGAGAAAAAAAAGGAATTTTTTTAGGAAGAATTGATCCTTCACAGGTTTAGGAGATGCAACTTGTCATTCAATGCAAAACCATATGGGGAAATGGTCAAGCAACACAATCCACCAACAAAAAATTCAAGAGAtaaggaataaaaaatggaaaaattgaagaaGGATTACACAAAAATCATGGCACAATCAAGTTCTTTAATAATCTTTCTATCCTAGCCCATAACTTGGTCTACATGTACGTTTGTGATTGATCTTGGAAACAACTAGAGTTAGAGTTCAAAAGATCCAATTTATTGCACATATCTAGAGTACCATTCCTCCCTTTTGCTAGCTATCCAGTGTATATGAAAGGTTTTGCATTTACTAAGGTGTGGATAAATTATATTAAAATCCTCACACACACCCTAAGTGATGACTAACACTAAATCAACTATGTAATGCAAGAGGGTAGATCTATCAACCACATTATTGGAGACATATAGATTATTCTTTAAATAAATGATTACACTAGTGGAAAATGAACCAAACCACTCTACTAGTGAGGTCACATCCATGATTAACCAAAACTTGATGCCACACAGGTAACAAGACAGTGAAAAATTCTGCCACAACTATATTGATAGTTCAAACGGAGAACAAACCCAACACACCAAATGACATGAATGCCCATAAGGAGAAAAAAACTAGACAAATTAACATCCTAAACGAAAAGAATATCCAAATCTAAAGTATAAACACACATATAATGAACAAGATATTTTTTAGGAGGTGTGTGAGAAACCCCACATTTGAATAAATAATGGCTCATTAAAAATTGAGAAGCATTCCTCATTATCTAGCCCATCGAGTGTAGAATAAATGTTTCAAACCACAGTGTCTTAAAAAACATAGCTACCAATTTGAACATTAATTTGGCCTTTTTTTCTACGTTGTAGGACATATTTACCATCCTCCAACTACCTCAATGAGCTATGACATCTCCTTTGACCCACCACAACTGGTGAGCATGATAAGCATTAATAGCCTTGGATTTTGAAGGAACTGCACTAGGGTAATATGTAGAAATTGTCATCCTTGACCCTATAGGGTCAACAAACATTGAAAAGTAAGGAATTCAAACTCTTTTTTTAGAAGATTTGGGAGGGGATTTAGGTGCACTAGTATTCTTGGTTTTGTATTTTTCCCTAGTCCGTCTAATCCTTAGGAGGGGTTGGTGAGCTTGTATGGGTTTGTGAAGCAGGTTTGGGACATTGAGAGGCCATCAAACAATCCCTATTCTTGTTATCAAATGATTCACATCAATAGAAAGTGTTTGGAGATTGATTTACTAGATTCTTTTGGAGTTGCAAGACTCACCAATTTGAGTGTCTGCACTTTTCTTGAGAGCTCCTACAAGAGGTCAAACTTGACATAGGCTCAACGATTTGGATAAGACAAGTATAATTTATCGGGATCAACACAAACAAAAATACCCACTAAGGAGATAGAAAGAGTTGTAAAGGGATAGATAAGCCTAGGAATTCAACCCAAACTGGGACATGAAGAGACTTCTTATCTGCAACAAAAGGATCATGGGTCCAAACTCCAAGGTTTGTAAACAAGAAAATAAGAATGAAAAAGACAAAGACTCTGGATGAGAACAACTTGAGCATGGTTGGCTTCAAGACAATGAAAAAGAAGAAACTTTTATAAAGATTTTGCATGGTGGTCAACCAAATCTTATTTGGGTCCAAGATTTCACCACCTAGTCATGAAGCACACTTGTAGGGGTAACCGTTCCCACAAATTAACCTAAAAAGGTGAAATTTTCAAGACATTTGTAGGATTCTTCAAACTCTAGATTTGGAAGTACAATTTTGGGGGTTGAGTTTGAAGACATACCTCGTGAAACATCTTcacgatgaatttatgtggttaatTAGGCAGTGAAGCCATGGTATGGCACCATAGAGCTTTCATATCTACCAATAACAACTATGGAGGAATGCAAAGTTGAGGCCATTTAAAAGGGATAAGAAGGAAAGGCCCTCAGGCCTAGCCAATTAAAAAAGCCCACACTAAATGCAAAGAAAAACTAGAAGGTTCCTACAAAAAAAATGCTATGACATGTACAAGAAATAAAAGCCAAAAAAACCCTAGAAAAGATTAGCTTCCACTCTCACGATGTTATTAGGAATATATTTTTCACTCTTACAATCAATAAAAATAATACAATTAAGATTCACACTCAAACTCAAAATCTCTTATTTATGTTATTAATATGTTCAATTGTGTTTCTTGTCCTCTTTGCAATTGGATACTCAATAAGCTCCTTTttgcattatagatgttatttttttttgttctaagAATATCAAACAAAAAGGTGTGTTTCAATTGATTGAGTGAAATTAGTTAGGGTGATGGTATCTTCTTTGATAATTCTATTCATCAACGCACAAATTTTCTACAAGAACAATAAATATAATATGATATTGAGATTGTGTCTAAGACAAATTTAACATAATGAATCCTTTACTCTaagccccccaaaaaaaaaaaaaatccactaTTTGTATTAACTAAAATTGATATGCCTAATACCAACAAATTAGAAAAGACCTGAACCTTCTCAACCtaaagaattaatttttttttgtcaaataaATTAGGTAGGACAGAATGTTGAAGACGCCTCTTTTTTCAGGGTCCCACCATTCCGTCCTATTGACCTGCAAGTCAATGAAAGCTGTAAAGTGAGAGAGAGCGTGCTTCTGCAATTGGATTTAGGGAAGAGGACAAAACTTTAATGGGGATCCAAAGGCAATTAATTTTAGATGTGGGTTTCTCTCTTTAATCATAAAAGTGCtttaaaatacattaaaaataatCAGCTTTAAAGAGAGCCTTTAATCCTAATACTCATTTTCACACATTTAAATAAGTTTGAATTCATTATTATTTAGGATTGATTTTATAGAAAGAGCCTAGATTCATTAGCATCAAGGATTGATCAAGGCGGCTGGCCATTCCACAAGCCAATATCATTTTGTTGTACATTTAACGGTAGGTGCTTTACACATTTCAAACTTTATCATTTTGAAGAGTATTACTGCCAAGTAGAACAGAACAAATCATGGACTACTGCTTTAGCTTTTTCTTTATGGGTTTTTATCAATACCGACAAGTGATAATTACTTTCAAATCCACTAAGTGATTGCAGAGGTGGATAGCACTAAGTTGCTATCAATCAGACTAATTTCTGTTTCTATGGTAGACAATTATGTTTCCATTATAGCAGAGACTAAAAACTTCTCATCGTCAAACTCCAAAAAAGTGCAATTATTTCATACATTCAATATTTCATTGAACTTGTTTGTTTCTTTCCACTACAATTGTTATGCAAGTGCTATTGTGACATggaaccattgttactttataaaTAGGAGTGCATAGATTTGTACCATAGGAACAGAAATTAGTCTGagtttcttcttcttttcactGTGAAGAAATCTGTTGAACTTTCATTTTTCATAGATTAAGATGGCAGTTCCAGTCATTGACATGGGTAATCTGGATGCAAAGGATAGAGAAAGTATCAAGGATCAAATAGCAAAGGCATGTGAGGAATATGGTTTTTTTCAGGTGGgcattttattttatattcttatgaTATAATTGTTCTCTAGgatatgaacaataattttgattAGATAAGCACAAGGAAATAATATGATTGTTGTGTGGGCTAATATCTATTCTGATTTCAGCTTATCAATCATGGTATACCACATAGACTGTTGGAGCAGGTTAAGCATGTGTGCTCTGTGAACTAtaaggaggagagagaggagaagTTCATGAATGAGTCTGTGCCTCTAAAGATGTTGGAAAATGCCTTGGAGGAAGAAGCAGCTGATAGTAACTCCAGGGAACTTAAGAAGATGGATAATGTGGATTGGGAAGATTGTTTTGTAATTCAATACAACCAAGAAGAATTTGCATGGCCATCacaaccttctgatttcaagtgaGTTGGTTAAACTGTGAGCTGCTGTTATACAATATTTATAGAATGCAAAATGTAAAGGATAGCTAAAACAAATTAGTTGAAGTTATGCaatatttcttttgttttcttcattcaagtCTTTactattatctaggttatggacaaaaAAATTCAGGCCTGGTGTAGTTGATCATTGCTGATCAATTTTCAAAAGTTGTTTTTGTCTACATCATCTTAGTTGTACTTTCGAACCTTTGTTTAATTATTACTTTATTTCGGACGTTATATAAGAAAATAGATGGTGGGCTATCTTACTTTAGGGGTTGCTGATTATGGGTAAGAATATTTTATTTGTAAAgagtttctgagatttttttgagTATTTAAAGGTTGGGTATTCTAATAGAGAAGGTTAAATTTGAGTTTTGAATAATTTTGACAGAAtgaatatttgtttatttttttatgctattaaatgaatttaattgaataaacatATTCAATCTTTAATATTATATAGAAAGAGAATCCATATTTATATATCTACTATGATGAagtagaaaaattaaaaataaaatatttatctttCCAACTTGAAGATTTCTATGACCTCATTAATGTTCTGTATTGAGTATGAGGTAGTCCTATATTACTATAATCTATATGTGGAACCAAAAACAAATCATCGTAGTCTATAAAAGAATCCATTTCCATTTCCATATGCTAAGTCCTTCCTActtttactatttcaattaatcctTTCATTATATATTCTTTTTTTAGCATTTTCAGATAAAAGGTAAAGATGGGTTTTGAAATGGACACAAATTTTTGttcaaagaaaatgatgattaCAACAATGAAGTCCAATCAACAACAATAAGTAAGTACAAGGTGCACTAGCATTATAGTTGCCATCCAACAACTACATACTCAAAAGTGACAACAAGAAGACAGGTATAATTGAATATAATAACTTGCGTTTGAAAAAAGCTATCCAAATTAAACTAtatttaatttacttaatttatttCAACATTTAATAACAAATTGTTGTCTGCACCACAAAAGGATAAATTTCCATTTCCATATGCTAAGTCCTTCCTACTTTTACTACTTCACTTAATCATTTCATTAAATAATCCCTTTCTAGTATTTTTAGATAAAAGGTAAAGATGGGTTTTGAAATGGACCCAACCTTCTGTTCAAAGAAAATAATGTTTACAACAATGAAGTCCAAGAAGAGTAGTGGCATTAAAGTTGTAATCCAACAGCTACATACTCAAAAGTGACAATGAAAAGATAAGTATAATTGAATATAAACTTGCATTGaaaaaaatattcaaattgaaAAAAAGATTAAAATTATGTTAAAAACTATATTTAATTTACTTAGTTCTTTTCAACACTCAATAAAATACCTACATTgatattaaattaaatcatttatcatgttaatttatatatatatatttttaaattattatcatATATGCCTTGTcaaattgactgtatttttttttaattctatttgaTGGTTTTGGTCTCCATCGAGTACCCTTCAAGGGTTCTAACTGAAGAGATGTGGGTGCAGAGAAACAATGGAAGAGTTCAGAAAGGAGGTAATTAAGTTGGCAGAGACATTGCTAGAAATAATCAGTGAGAATCTGGGACAAGAGAAAGACTATATTAAAAAGGTCTTTGGAGGTCCTAAAAGCCAGGCTTTCTTTGGTACTAAAATCAGCCATTTTCCAGCATGTCCAAGGCCAGACCTCTTCATGGGCCTACGTTCACACACAGATGCAGGTGGCCTCATTCTTCTCTTTCAAGATGACCAGGTGGGGGGTCTTCAAATCCTTAACAATGACAAATGGATTGGTGTACAACCCATGAGTAATTCCATAGTTATAGATGTGGGTGATCAGTTGGAAGCTATTAGCAATGGGAAGTACAAGAGTGCATGGCATCGTGTGTTGGTTTCAGAGAAGGGGAATAGGAGATCTGTGGCTTCTTTTTACAATCCATCATATGATGCAATCATATCTCCTGTTGAACAAAAGCCAAAGATCATTGAGAGCAATGACAATGGCTGTGATTCATCTCTATATCCAAGGTTTGTCTATGGTGACTATATGAATGTCTATGCCGAACAGAAATATCTTCCCAAAGATCCACGCTTCCAAGCCATGAAGACCTTAGTCTGAGATAACATACTCAATCATGGCTGAAATCAATTCAAGTCTCTTTTCTTGGTTTAGAATCTATATTGTAGCTAATTTTGATAGATACAAAAACATCTATTATGCTATACATGTAGAAGCTTATCTTAGTATGCACTAGTATATATCCTTGAAGCATGAGGTGTAATAACTAGTCCTCATGTAGAAGCTTATCTTAGTATGCACTAGTATATATCCTTGAAGCATGAGGTGTAATAACTAGTCCTCATGTCTTCAAATAGCACTATTGCTTTTTTCCTCAGTTTAAGGATGTAATGGCATGATAAAATTGTTATGGAATATATGAAAACAAATAGCATTATTACTTGTTCCTCAATTTGAGATATGATGGGAGCAGCAATGATGAAATTTCTATGGATTATGTGAAAACTTCTCAGTACAATGTGCCATTATGTTGCTTTTCCCAACAATATGATGTGTGAATAGGGATTCTTAAATAAAGATTTTGAATTAGGAGGATTGGTTGTTTACTTCATTTATAGTGGAAAGTGATGCAAAATTGAAAATGTTTGGTGAAAGTTAAATGCTTTAGATTAAGCTTAGACTTTAAGTAGTGATAGGTCAATAATCCTTTGTATAAATATTAAAGTTAATTTGTTAAAAAGTCTAATATTAGTTTTATGTTTGTGTAATGGtagatttattatattattattatttatttaattttattcttaTATAAAAACACTAATGTATTTACAAATTGAAAAAAAGTGTTTTCTTGTACAATGTTGGGTCTAtttttaaactttatttaattattatacatATATTCATGTATAACTATTGACGTTCTATTTATAGATGTGCATATTACATATATTCATCCTAATTATGTATTTATATCTATTCATTCACTTATTTAATAAATTTCTAGTTCATATTAATATAATTGTTTCCATATCCCAAGTCATTTCTGTGGACATAGGATTGACCATACCGTTATGGATTTGaccttgaattttaaaattttaaattcacATTTTGCTTGATGATGGACTATCTTTTACTTATATTGAAAAGTATGCTAGGATCTTTGTGACCTCATTGGTATTCTTTAATCCCTTTGTTTAAATTAGAGAAATTGAATGCTAAGTCATTCCTAGTTTTATATACTATTCCACTTATTCATTCCATTATATATGATATTTTTGCATTTTACGATAAAGGATGAAGATAGGTTTTGAAAAGGGTCCAATCCTTTGTACAAAGGAAATAATAGACAGGGCAATGAATTCTAAGAAATGACAGTGAAGCAAGTACAAGGAGCACTAGCACTAAAGTTTTAATCCAACAACAAAATGCTAAAAATTAACAACATTGACAATATAATAACAAATTACATTGTACAAAACcatccaaattaaaaaaaataaaaaaataatatatcactcactcacacacacacacacacacacaaatggaTTGCAATATGTTTAAATCTATCAATCGTTTGGGTGTCTAATAGTTCAACTTCATACCTTTCAATTTTCCTTTCCTTTAGGTGTAAAGCTTGAAACAAAAAGTCTTTTGGATGCAAATAGTTTTACCACGGTGCTTCTTTTGATGAGTCCTACAATTTTTTTATAGACATATATATTCTCGACATGACTTATTTTTGTATATCCTAGTGATATTGTTTTGAGTAAAATAATATGTATCATTGTGATAAATTAATAGAAAGAGAAAGATGACTTCTTATGGATGTAGCCATTTCAAGGTGAACTATACAAATTTTATGTTTGTGTTAATTTTAGTGACTCTATTTTATATCGTTGTAAGAATTGTTTATTTTACATTTGTATGTCATATATTTtgacaattggtatcggagcctgaATAACTTTGATTATGAAAGGGTTCATGATTATTATTTTGTATTAAAGTTTGGtatttatttttttgtagattttagTTTAGAAGTCACGACTTCCTCATTAAGGAAAGATATTGTCAATGGGATTTGTGGTGGGTAATTAAAAATCTTTGTTGATGATCTTATATTCATGTGTTTTCTTCTTGCATGGTGACAACCTTGAGCTATATTTTAGCACTCATGATCATCCTCTTTCATAGTGGTTATATTACTTATGGTCGTGTGTAGTGAAAGGGTTTTAATGTTTGCTAGATGTTTTTGGCCTCTTAGACACATGGAAAAAATCCCTAGAATTTTGAATATTGTATTGAGTGCTTATATCAAGTTCATGGATTTAGTCCATAATTATATGAAAGTATTGGATGATTAGTCACTAGTTTCTTATGTATGAAGTAGGTATGTTTTATACTTTATGCTTCTAAACAACTTGTTTTGTCTATTTCATTGTGAGTTGTGGATGATGTCATTATAAGAATCAAATACTCTTGAAAAAAATGGTCCCTTTGTAGGTTtcataatttttcttttttcaaaagttGTGGGTTTAGATTTATAGAAAGTTGGCTTTGTAAGTTTTGCATGTTAACAAAAAATCATGGTTCATAGATATGTAGAAAGATTGTGTTTATATTCTTAGAGCTTTCTAGATGAAAACAATTACAAATTTTCAAGGTTATTTGGTGGGTTCTTATTGATATTTGGGTACTGTTATGTGGATTTGTTTGGTAAATAAGTTATAACTTTGATCCTAGCATTTGAGTATTCAAAACTTACACATTATACCTATTTATGTCTATTTTCCATGATAGTTATGAGTTGTTGAatctatatattttattattatgtatTCTAGCATTGATTATGCCTTTTTCCTATGAGATGTTGTATATATGTAGATCTTATAAAACTATTTGATTTACATATTTTGTTTGTTAGGCCTTATTATTAGACTCACCTTGGCTACATTGGCATTTATTATCATAGTGAAATAAGGAAAGGGTTTTGCATTATGTGATAAAAAATCATTAGAATATAtagtaattgtagtcacataaatctttccatttaattaaatgaatatttactatttatttgattaataaaccttcaataatcaatcaattaattagactaatatttaattaattcatcctcaaccattctcctattaattaaataaattattcaatttattttcaattaattcattaaaccacaccactaaatcaattaaatgaatatatCCTATCTATTTAacttaatcccctttcctcttttaaataaataataaaatatttaactaaATCACTAAactatccccccccccacttgcattctcctacaaatgcaagttgcaaccacaattgaaataaattaattttattttaattaaaatcatattttccctcacccaccaaac contains:
- the LOC131078728 gene encoding 1-aminocyclopropane-1-carboxylate oxidase — translated: MAVPVIDMGNLDAKDRESIKDQIAKACEEYGFFQLINHGIPHRLLEQVKHVCSVNYKEEREEKFMNESVPLKMLENALEEEAADSNSRELKKMDNVDWEDCFVIQYNQEEFAWPSQPSDFKETMEEFRKEVIKLAETLLEIISENLGQEKDYIKKVFGGPKSQAFFGTKISHFPACPRPDLFMGLRSHTDAGGLILLFQDDQVGGLQILNNDKWIGVQPMSNSIVIDVGDQLEAISNGKYKSAWHRVLVSEKGNRRSVASFYNPSYDAIISPVEQKPKIIESNDNGCDSSLYPRFVYGDYMNVYAEQKYLPKDPRFQAMKTLV